Part of the Streptomyces sp. NBC_01460 genome, AGGCCGCACAGGGCGACCGCCACCACCACGAGTTCCTCGACGAGGGGCCGGAAGTCCTCGCGGCGGGCGTTGCGGTGGGTGGCGGCGGCGTCCATCGGCCACAGCACCGACCACCCCGCGACGACGAAGGCGAACTGGGTCGCGGCGATCCCGGCGAGCACCCCCAGTGCCGCCTGGGTCGGCCACCCGACGGCCGCGCCCACCACGACTCCCAGACCCACCGCGCGGACGAGCCGGGGGACGGCGTCCAGCGGCGACCAGATGCTCATGCGTCGGAGGGTATCCCCGGGGCCGCCCACCGGCCCGGCACCGAGCGCCTCCCGGGCGAGGCGCGTCGCTCCGGGCGCATGCGGGAGGTAGACATCAGACATGCCGACGCCGCGCAGATCCGCCAGCCCCGTGCCTCGGCACGGTGGGTGGCGTTCACTCGCCGGGGCGGGCCGCCGCGTGCTCTCCCCGCGCGGTGCGCTGTCCCTGCGTGACGCGGAGGGATCGCTGCTCTTCGCCGCGCGGGCCGCCCTGGCCGTGGGGCTGATCGCCGTCCCGCTCGTGTGCGTGGGGCGGCCCGGTCTCGCGGTCTACGCGATGCTGGGCTCCTTCACGACCACCTTCGGCCGTGACCTGCCCTACGCGCGCCGCTCACGCGTCCTGGCCGTCACCGCCGTGGCCATGACGGCCTGCGTGGGCTGCGGTGCGGCGCTCGCCGCGTGGGCGGGCCCCGAGGACACGGGGGCCGTCGCCGTGGGGATCGCCGCGACCGCGCTGGTCGCGGGCGCTGCGAAGTTCGCGTGCGACGCCACGCGGCTGAGCGGGCTCGGCGCGATCATGCTGCTGTTCTCCTTCGCGGTGGCGGCCAACGGTCCGGCGACCGGTGCCGACGTGCTGCCCTTCACGGCGCTCGCGGCGGCGGGGGCGGCGTCGGCCTGGCTGCTGGCGGCCGTGGACTGGCTCGTCCACCCGGACCGGCCGCAGCGCCTGGCGGTGGCCACCGCCCTGCGCAGGGTCGCCGATCTGCTGGAGGCCGCCGAAGCAGGGAGCGTGCCTCATCGCACCCGCCATCGTGCGACCGTGGCGGTGCTCCACGCGTACCAGTGCCTCGGGTACCCGCCGCCGGCCGCCGCGGCGCGGAGCGGACCGGCGCGCGACGCGGTCTTCATGCGCCTCACCGACCTGTCCTGGGCCCTCCTGGTCGACTCCGCGCAGGCCACGCTCGGCGCGCCGGCGCGGACCGCCCGCCATCTGCGTCGCCAGGCGCGGCTGCTCGGTGTCCGGCGCCGGAGGGTCCTCGTCCTGCCGGAGCTGCGCTCCCGCCTCGACGCGGCGGCGCCGTTCCAGGAGATCGAGGAGGGCGGGGGCCCCGGTCCGGCGCGGGCTCCCGCGGCGTCGGCCGGCACCGCCGCGCTGCGCGCCACCGAACTGCTGATCGGGCCGAGGGGCGGCTCCCGCCACTACGGCCCCCTGATCGTCTCGGCCCTGCGGATGACTCTGGGCACCGGGGTGGCGGGGGGCCTGGCCGCGCTGCTGGACCTGGAGCACGGCTACTGGGCGGCGATCTCGGCCGCGGCGGTCCTGCATTCCGTCAACCTCCGCACCACGGCCCAGCGCGCGGCCCAGCGGGCCCTGGGCACCGCCGTCGGCCTGCTGCTCGCGCTCGGCATCCTGGGGGCGCGCCCGGAACCCCTGGTGCTGGTCCTGACCATCGTGGGTCTGGAGTTCCTGCTGGAGTGCGTCGTGGCCCGCAACTACGCCCTCGGGGTCGTCTTCCTCACGCCGCTGGCCCTGCTGCTGAGCGATCTGTCGGCCCCGGCGCCGGCCGGGGAACTGATCCTGGACCGGGTGCTCGGCAGTGCCCTGGGCATCGTCGTCGGGCTGGTGTGCGCGCTGCTGGTGGTCCATGACCGTGCGGCGGTACGGGTGGACCGCGCGCTGGCGGCGTGTACGGAGGCCGCCGATCTCGCCGAACGGTCCCTGGCGGCGGTCGGCGGGCCCCGGCCCTCGCCCGTGCAGATGCGACTCGCCGAGGCGGCCGTGGAGCTGCGGGAGGCCGACGACGCGGCGGCCGGTGAGCTGCTGCCGGCCGGGATCGATCCCTCCCGGCTCGCGGCCGCCGAGCAGCGCGCCTACGAGCTGCTCGGCCGGCTGGACCGGCGCGGGCCGGGGCGCTGACGGGCACCCCGGACCCGCTGACTCACCGGACCACCGGTCGGCGCCCGGGTGCGCGGGGCGGTCGCGGGAAGAAGCCGCTGGTACGGGCCCGGTACTCCTCGTACCCCGGCCGTCCGGCCATGTGCCGCTCCAGCAGCGCCTTCCCGCTGCCCAGGGTCAGCAGGAGGCTCATCACCACGGGCGACACGAGCGTCGCCGCGGCGACCGCCGGTTCCCCGCAGACGATGAGGAACAGCCCCCACCAGACGCAGAAGTCCCCGAAGTAGTTGGGGTGCCGGGTCCAGGACCACAGGCCCCGGTCCATGATCCGCCCCTTGTTGGCGGAATCGCCCTTGAACCGGGCGAGCTGCGCGTCCCCGACCGCCTCGAAGCCGAGGCCCACCGCCCACAGCGCGGTTCCGGCCCAGGCCCACCAGGCCGGTGGCCCCGTCAGGTAGCAGGCGGCCTGCACCGGGAGGGAGATCAGCCAGACGAGGGCGCCCTGGAGGAGGTAGACCTTGCGCAGGGCGTAGAGACCGGGGTTGCCGGGTGCCTTGGCGAGCATGGCCTCGTAGCGCGGGTCCTCGCCGTGGCCCCGGCCCCGCCGGCCGATGTGCACGGCCAGCCGCAGGCCCCAGACGACGGTGAGCACGGTCACCAGGAGCCGGCCGCCGCCGTCCCCGTCGCCCGCCGACATCGCGTACGAGGCGAGGGCGACGGCCGCGAAGCCGAGGCCCCACGCCACGTCGACGATCCGGTGCAGGCCCTTGCGCAGGGCGATCAGGAACGTCACGAGCATGACGCCGAGGGCCGCTCCCGCCGCCGCCGCCAGGTTCTGGGCGAACTCCGCCCAGCCGAAGGCACTCACGGGACGTCCGTCCGGTCCGGTGCCACGGCCTGGTGGGGGACGTGGCCCCCCTCCGCGTACCAGCCGCGCCGGGTGGCGGGGAGCCCCGCCGAGCCGTGCGCGTCGGGCCGCACGGAGAGGATCTGGTCGACGCCCATGCGCCGTTCCTCGAAGGCGAGGGCGCCGCCGACCAGGTAGAGGCGCCACACCCGGGCCGTCTCCTCCCCCACCAGGGCGACGAACTCCGGCCAGCGCTCCTCCAGCGTGCGGTGCCAGGCCTCGACGGTCCGGACGTAGTGCTCACGCATCGACTCGACGTCACGCACCTCGAACCCGGCGCCCTCCAGCAGCCCCACGGTCTCGCCGAGCGGGCGCATGTGCATGTCGGGGGCGATGTACGACTCGATGAACGCCCCGCCGCCCGGGGCGGTCGATCCCCGGGACATCTGCTGGACCAGCGCGCGGCCCTGCGGCCGGAGCACCGAGTGGAGCAGCGCGGTGAAGGCCGGGTACTCGGCGTCGCCGACGTGCTCCCCCATCTCGACGGTGGACACGGCGTCGTACCCGCCCAGGAATCCGGGCAGGTCCGCGACGTCACGGTAGTCGCAGCGGTGCACCTCGACGAGGTCCTCCAGCCCGCGCGCCTCCACCTGGCCGCGTACGTACGCGGCCTGCTCGGCGGCGAGCGTGACGGCGGTGACCCGCACCCCGTGCCGGGCCGCCGCGTGGAGGGTCAGGGAGCCCCAGCCGCAGCCGATGTCGAGCAGCCGGGCGCCGGCCGTCAGACCGAGCTTGCGGCAGATCAGCTCCAGCTTGTCGCGCTGCGCGTCGGCGGGTCCGTATCCGGGGGCGTCGCTGCTCCAGTAGCCGCAGGAGTAGGCCATGGTCTCGTCGAGCAGCAGCGCGTAGAAGTCGTTCGACAGGTCGTAGTGGTGGCTGATGGCGGCCCGGTCGCGGGCTTTGCTGTGCAGCGCGCCGCTCAGCCCGGCCCGGGACCCGGGGACCGGCGGACGGGGCCCGACGGCGCCGAGGCGCAGGGCCGTGCCCAGGGCGCGGAGGCGGTCGGAGAAGGCGGGCCCGGGAGCGCGCAGGCCGTGCTCGCGCGCGGCACGGCGCATCGCCCGGAGACCGTCCGCGAGGTCGTCGGCGAGGTCGATGTCACCCGTGATGTAGGCCTCGGCGAGGCCGAGTTCGCCGGGCTGCCACAGGAGCCGGCGCAGCGCCCGCCGGGAACGGACGTGCACCGTGGGCGCGTCCTCCGGTCCGGTCTCGCTGCCGTCCCACATCCTGATCCTGACGGGCGGCGGGCCGCCGAGGAACTGCTGGATGACCGGCGCGATCCGCTGCGCCGCTCCGGTGGCCGGGGTGTCGGTCGTGGTGGTCACGCGGTGTCCTCATGGGTCAGGAGAAGCTGCTGCACATCGAGGTAGCCGGACCGGAATCCGGCCTCGGAGTAGGCGAGGTAGAAGGTCCACATCCGGCGGAACGTGGCGTCGAAGCCCAGTGCGTCCACCTGGGCGGCCCGCTCCTCGAAGCGTTCCCGCCAGAGCCTCAGGGTCTCGGCGTAGTGCGTGCCGAAGCCGTCGCGCTGTCTCGTCCGCAGGTTGGTGTGAGCGGTGGTGACGCGCTCGACGGCCTCGGTGGACGGGAGCAGCCCGCCGGGGAAGATGTACTTGTGGATCCAGGTGTAGGTGCTGCGGCTGGCGAGCATCCGGTCGTCCGGCATCGTGATGGCCTGGAGCGCGATCCGTCCGCCGGGGGCGAGGCGGCGCTCCAGCGTCCGGAAGTACTCGGGCCAGAACTCCGCGCCGACGGCCTCGATCATCTCGACGCTGACGATCGCGTCGTACTCCCCGGTGACGTCCCGGTAGTCGCAGAGCCGCACGTCGACCCGGTCCTCGTGACCGGCCTCGCGGATCCGGGCCATCGCCAGCTCCCGCTGTTCCCGGGAGAGCGTGACGGTGGTGACACGGGCGCCGCGCGCGGCGGCGCGTACGGCGAGTTCGCCCCATCCGGTGCCGATCTCCAGCAGTTCGGTGCCGTGGCGCACTCCGGCCAGGTCCAGCAGCCTGTCGATCTTGCGGTGCTGGGCGGCGGGCAGCAGGTCGTGCTCGGCCGGGAATCCGCGGAAGACGGCGGAGGAGTACGTCAGGGTGTCGTCGAGGAAGAGCGCGAAGAGGTCGTTCGACAGGTCGTAGTGGTGGCTGATGTTGTCGCGGGAGCCCTCGGGGGTGTTGGCCTGGGAGGCGGGCCGGCGCAGCGCCCACAGCTTCCGCAGCTTCTGGAGGGGTGCGGGCACCAGGACGGCCGCGTTCCCCGCGAGGACGGTCAGGACACCGACGAGGTCGGGTGAGTCCCACTCACCCGCCATGTACGACTCGCCGAAGCCGATGAGCCCGCCCGCGCCGATCCGCCTGAAGAAGGCGTCGGGCCGGCGGATCTCCATGAGCGGTCCGCCCAGCCCGATGCTGTCGCGGCCGGCGAGCCGGACGCGCAGCGGGAGCCGGGAGAGGGCCCGCCGCACGAGCCGTTCGGCCACGGCGGTCCTGATCCCGGAGGCCTCCGGCTGGGCGGCGACATCCGGCCAGCGGTCCGCGTCCACGCCCGTGAAGGGGGTCGTGGCGGACCGGGCCTGGGCCGGGATGAGGCCGCTCCGGGCGGGGGCCACGGGCGGGTTGGGAGTGGTGGGCACCTTCACTGCATGCCTTCCTGGGTGTGGTGAGGGGGACGTGGCTGCACGGGCAGCCGGCGCAGGAAGAGCCGGATGCCGTGCAGGCGGATGGCGGCGGACACCACCGCGGTGGAGAAGGGGTGGCGCAGGAACAGCCGGAGCAGCTGGGCGGGCGTGCCGGGGCGCCGGGTGCCCCGTACGGTCGCCGTGAACGGGCGTGCGTCCTCACGCTCCAGGTGGATCGTCAGGTTCAGCCGCCGGTCGGGCTCGGGCAGCCGCATCCGGTAGTCGCCGTCGACCGGGAAGAACGGCGACACGTAGAAGTCCTTGCCGGTCACCGCCCGGTCCTCGGCGTCCGGGCGCAGCAGGTAGCAGTGGCGTCCGCCGTAGGTGTTGTGCACCTCGGCGACCACGCAGAGGGGGGTGCCGTCGGCGCGGTGGCACCAGTAGACGGTCAGCGGGTTGAAGACGTGGCCGAACACCCGGGCCTGGGTGAGCATGCTGACGGTGCCGTCGGCGAGGTCCACGCCCCGGGCCTCCAGGAACCGTTCGAGTCCCGCCCGCACGGTGGGCGCCGTACCGCCGAAGTGGTCGCGGGCGTCGAAGCCGGCCAGCGGGCGCAGTGGCGCCGGCAGCCGCGGCGGGCTGTCCGGATCGACGAGCCACAGATAGGTGCGGTGCCGCAGCGTGTACCTGCGGGGCGCGGTCCGTACGTGGGTGATCGTGCACGGGTAGAGGGCGCCGCTCACCACGCCACTCCCAGTGCGGCGGCCGCCTCGACGCCCGAGCGGCAGCCGTCCTCGTGGAATCCCCAGCCGTGGTAGGCCCCCGCGTAGGCGGTGACCGGCCCGGAGAGTGCGGGCAGCCGGGCCTGGGCGGCCACCGATTCCGGGGTGAACACGGGGTGTTGGTAGATCATGCGGGCCCGCACGAGGTCCGGGTCCACGCGGTCCGCGCCGTTCAGCGTGACGACGAAGCGCTCGGGCGCGTCCAGGCGCTGGAGGCGGTTCATGTCGTAGCTGACGGTGACCCGGTCGGCGTCGGCGGCGCAGGACGGCATCAGGTAGTTCCAGGAGGCCGCGGCCCCCCGGCTGCGCGGCAGGAGCGTGGTGTCGGTGTGAAGGAGCGTGGGGTTGTCCGAGTAGCGGAAGGCCCCGAGGGTCCGGCGTTCCTCGTCGGTGGGGTCGGCGAGCAGCCGGAGCGCCTGGTCGGGGTGGGTGGCGACGACCACGGCGTCGAAGTCCTCGGTCACGCCGTCGTCGGTGACGATCTCCACCCCGTCGGCGTGCCGGCGGATCGTCCTGACGGGGGTGGCCGTCCGCACGGAGTGCACCTGCTTGGCGATGCGGTCGGTGTACTCGCGCGATCCGCCGGTGACGGTCCGCCAGACCGGGGAGTCGCCGATGGAGAGCATCCCGTGGTGCTCCAGGAACCTGAAGAGGTAGCGGGCCGGGTAGCGCAGCGCGGTCACCGGATCGCAGGACCAGACCGCGGAGACCATGGGCGTCAGGAAGTGGGCCGAGAAGTACGGGGAGAACCGCCCGCGCGCCGCGAAGTCGCCCAGCGTCATCGGCCCCGCGCCCTCCGGAAGGGCGAGCAGGGCCCGGGCCGCGCGGTGGAAGCGGGGTACCTCGGTCAGCATCCTCAGGTAGGGGCC contains:
- a CDS encoding FUSC family protein — its product is MPTPRRSASPVPRHGGWRSLAGAGRRVLSPRGALSLRDAEGSLLFAARAALAVGLIAVPLVCVGRPGLAVYAMLGSFTTTFGRDLPYARRSRVLAVTAVAMTACVGCGAALAAWAGPEDTGAVAVGIAATALVAGAAKFACDATRLSGLGAIMLLFSFAVAANGPATGADVLPFTALAAAGAASAWLLAAVDWLVHPDRPQRLAVATALRRVADLLEAAEAGSVPHRTRHRATVAVLHAYQCLGYPPPAAAARSGPARDAVFMRLTDLSWALLVDSAQATLGAPARTARHLRRQARLLGVRRRRVLVLPELRSRLDAAAPFQEIEEGGGPGPARAPAASAGTAALRATELLIGPRGGSRHYGPLIVSALRMTLGTGVAGGLAALLDLEHGYWAAISAAAVLHSVNLRTTAQRAAQRALGTAVGLLLALGILGARPEPLVLVLTIVGLEFLLECVVARNYALGVVFLTPLALLLSDLSAPAPAGELILDRVLGSALGIVVGLVCALLVVHDRAAVRVDRALAACTEAADLAERSLAAVGGPRPSPVQMRLAEAAVELREADDAAAGELLPAGIDPSRLAAAEQRAYELLGRLDRRGPGR
- a CDS encoding NAD(P)/FAD-dependent oxidoreductase — translated: MTGERRRTAVVGSGVAGLTAAHVLGKAHDVTLVEADERVGGHAHTHDLTSSDGRTHRVDSGFIVHNRRTYPNLLRLFDELRVATQESEMSMSVRCEGCGLEYAGARGAAGLFARPGSVVRGPYLRMLTEVPRFHRAARALLALPEGAGPMTLGDFAARGRFSPYFSAHFLTPMVSAVWSCDPVTALRYPARYLFRFLEHHGMLSIGDSPVWRTVTGGSREYTDRIAKQVHSVRTATPVRTIRRHADGVEIVTDDGVTEDFDAVVVATHPDQALRLLADPTDEERRTLGAFRYSDNPTLLHTDTTLLPRSRGAAASWNYLMPSCAADADRVTVSYDMNRLQRLDAPERFVVTLNGADRVDPDLVRARMIYQHPVFTPESVAAQARLPALSGPVTAYAGAYHGWGFHEDGCRSGVEAAAALGVAW
- a CDS encoding cyclopropane-fatty-acyl-phospholipid synthase family protein, with the protein product MTTTTDTPATGAAQRIAPVIQQFLGGPPPVRIRMWDGSETGPEDAPTVHVRSRRALRRLLWQPGELGLAEAYITGDIDLADDLADGLRAMRRAAREHGLRAPGPAFSDRLRALGTALRLGAVGPRPPVPGSRAGLSGALHSKARDRAAISHHYDLSNDFYALLLDETMAYSCGYWSSDAPGYGPADAQRDKLELICRKLGLTAGARLLDIGCGWGSLTLHAAARHGVRVTAVTLAAEQAAYVRGQVEARGLEDLVEVHRCDYRDVADLPGFLGGYDAVSTVEMGEHVGDAEYPAFTALLHSVLRPQGRALVQQMSRGSTAPGGGAFIESYIAPDMHMRPLGETVGLLEGAGFEVRDVESMREHYVRTVEAWHRTLEERWPEFVALVGEETARVWRLYLVGGALAFEERRMGVDQILSVRPDAHGSAGLPATRRGWYAEGGHVPHQAVAPDRTDVP
- a CDS encoding cyclopropane-fatty-acyl-phospholipid synthase family protein encodes the protein MPAQARSATTPFTGVDADRWPDVAAQPEASGIRTAVAERLVRRALSRLPLRVRLAGRDSIGLGGPLMEIRRPDAFFRRIGAGGLIGFGESYMAGEWDSPDLVGVLTVLAGNAAVLVPAPLQKLRKLWALRRPASQANTPEGSRDNISHHYDLSNDLFALFLDDTLTYSSAVFRGFPAEHDLLPAAQHRKIDRLLDLAGVRHGTELLEIGTGWGELAVRAAARGARVTTVTLSREQRELAMARIREAGHEDRVDVRLCDYRDVTGEYDAIVSVEMIEAVGAEFWPEYFRTLERRLAPGGRIALQAITMPDDRMLASRSTYTWIHKYIFPGGLLPSTEAVERVTTAHTNLRTRQRDGFGTHYAETLRLWRERFEERAAQVDALGFDATFRRMWTFYLAYSEAGFRSGYLDVQQLLLTHEDTA
- a CDS encoding DUF1365 domain-containing protein; the protein is MSGALYPCTITHVRTAPRRYTLRHRTYLWLVDPDSPPRLPAPLRPLAGFDARDHFGGTAPTVRAGLERFLEARGVDLADGTVSMLTQARVFGHVFNPLTVYWCHRADGTPLCVVAEVHNTYGGRHCYLLRPDAEDRAVTGKDFYVSPFFPVDGDYRMRLPEPDRRLNLTIHLEREDARPFTATVRGTRRPGTPAQLLRLFLRHPFSTAVVSAAIRLHGIRLFLRRLPVQPRPPHHTQEGMQ
- a CDS encoding DUF1295 domain-containing protein, translating into MSAFGWAEFAQNLAAAAGAALGVMLVTFLIALRKGLHRIVDVAWGLGFAAVALASYAMSAGDGDGGGRLLVTVLTVVWGLRLAVHIGRRGRGHGEDPRYEAMLAKAPGNPGLYALRKVYLLQGALVWLISLPVQAACYLTGPPAWWAWAGTALWAVGLGFEAVGDAQLARFKGDSANKGRIMDRGLWSWTRHPNYFGDFCVWWGLFLIVCGEPAVAAATLVSPVVMSLLLTLGSGKALLERHMAGRPGYEEYRARTSGFFPRPPRAPGRRPVVR